The following are encoded together in the Glycine max cultivar Williams 82 chromosome 8, Glycine_max_v4.0, whole genome shotgun sequence genome:
- the LOC112997612 gene encoding CST complex subunit STN1, with the protein MQKATNTNTNAVALHNTHVKLLAFDLLSLTQSPFPSSDATTSFFRRGIPISRVETVGTITLRDLKHDRFLRFAVDDGTACVPCVLWLNDANSPSVARRRRHELAARFAALVKLGAVARVRGRLSRFRGTLQVTVSDVAIERDPNAEIFHRLDCILLARNCYNILPPPSSYTPPQPPLPLPPPK; encoded by the coding sequence ATGCAGAAGGCgaccaacaccaacaccaacgCAGTGGCACTGCACAACACGCACGTGAAACTCTTAGCCTTCGATCTCCTCTCTCTAACCCAATCCCCTTTCCCTTCTTCGGACGCCACGACGTCGTTTTTCCGCAGAGGAATCCCGATCTCGCGCGTGGAAACCGTGGGCACTATCACGCTGCGCGACCTCAAGCATGATCGCTTCCTCCGCTTCGCCGTCGACGACGGCACCGCCTGCGTCCCCTGCGTGCTCTGGCTCAACGACGCCAACTCTCCCTCCGTCGCCCGCCGCCGCCGCCACGAACTCGCTGCGCGCTTCGCCGCGCTCGTCAAGCTCGGCGCGGTGGCCAGAGTGAGAGGCAGGCTCAGCCGCTTCAGGGGAACGCTGCAGGTGACTGTCTCCGACGTCGCGATCGAGAGAGACCCCAACGCGGAGATCTTCCACCGCCTCGATTGCATCTTGCTGGCTCGCAACTGTTACAACATCTTGCCTCCACCGTCTTCTTATACGCCGCCGCAACCGCCACTGCCACTGCCACCGCCCAAGTAG
- the LOC100778207 gene encoding uncharacterized protein isoform X1 — protein sequence MEFRSYNPQFGPMKDRHMKKKVKRLKDMVEPDKNCETRVEDVAWLCSLSESEIDMLISLKLLIIQRAKMMGCKELASKFNLKMIRAIALVLMEHLKAEIKGSSLIPNTVESTSFLDACNLLKCSNEVDANIDDLSASLGADISDMQTFLRSPPTSKQKKQKVGSRE from the exons ATG GAATTCAGATCTTATAATCCTCAGTTTGGTCCTATGAAGGACAGACACATGAAGAAAAAAGTCAAAAGATTGAAAGACATGGTTGAGCCAGATAAAAATTGCGAGACTAGGGTTGAAGATGTTGCTTGGCTTTGCTCCCTTTCAGAGTCTGAGATC GACATGCTGATTAGCTTGAAATTGTTGATCATTCAGCGTGCAAAAATGATGGGTTGTAAAGAGCTGGCTAGTAAATTCAACCTTAAAATGATTCGAGCCATTG CACTTGTTTTGATGGAACATCTCAAGGCTGAGATAAAAGGTTCATCACTTATCCCCAACACGGTTGAATCTACTTCTTTTTTAGATGCTTGCAACCTATTGAAATGTAGCAATGAGGTTGATGCAAATATTGATGACCTAAGTGCAAGTCTTGGTGCTGATATTAGTGATATGCAAACTTTTCTTAGAAG TCCTCCAACATCCAAACAAAAGAAGCAGAAAGTTGGAAGCAGAGAATGA
- the LOC100778207 gene encoding uncharacterized protein LOC100778207, which produces MKDRHMKKKVKRLKDMVEPDKNCETRVEDVAWLCSLSESEIDMLISLKLLIIQRAKMMGCKELASKFNLKMIRAIALVLMEHLKAEIKGSSLIPNTVESTSFLDACNLLKCSNEVDANIDDLSASLGADISDMQTFLRSPPTSKQKKQKVGSRE; this is translated from the exons ATGAAGGACAGACACATGAAGAAAAAAGTCAAAAGATTGAAAGACATGGTTGAGCCAGATAAAAATTGCGAGACTAGGGTTGAAGATGTTGCTTGGCTTTGCTCCCTTTCAGAGTCTGAGATC GACATGCTGATTAGCTTGAAATTGTTGATCATTCAGCGTGCAAAAATGATGGGTTGTAAAGAGCTGGCTAGTAAATTCAACCTTAAAATGATTCGAGCCATTG CACTTGTTTTGATGGAACATCTCAAGGCTGAGATAAAAGGTTCATCACTTATCCCCAACACGGTTGAATCTACTTCTTTTTTAGATGCTTGCAACCTATTGAAATGTAGCAATGAGGTTGATGCAAATATTGATGACCTAAGTGCAAGTCTTGGTGCTGATATTAGTGATATGCAAACTTTTCTTAGAAG TCCTCCAACATCCAAACAAAAGAAGCAGAAAGTTGGAAGCAGAGAATGA
- the LOC100776632 gene encoding G-type lectin S-receptor-like serine/threonine-protein kinase RLK1, which produces MASTLLPFLFLSMVLLPFQTIAQTKSNIAIGESHTAGASTSPWLVSSPSGDFAFGFLPLEDTPDHFMLCIWYAKIQDKTIVWFANRDQPAPKGSKVVLTADDGLVLITAPNGHMLWKTGGLTLRVSSGVLNDTGNFVLQDGHSKTVWESFKDYRDTLLPYQTMEKGHKLSSKLGRNYFNKGRFVLFFQNDGSLVMHSINMPSGYANENYYQSGTIESNTNTSTSAGTQLVFDGTGDMYVLRKNNEKYNLSKGGSRASSTTQFYYLRATLDFDGVFTLYQHPKGSSGSGGWSQVWSHPDNICKDYVASAGSGVCGYNSICSLRDDKRPNCRCPKWYSLVDPNDPNGSCKPDFVQACAVDKLSNRQDLYDFEVLIDTDWPQSDYVLQRPFNEEQCRQSCMEDCMCSVAIFRLGDSCWKKKLPLSNGRVDATLNGAKAFMKVRKDNSSLIVPPIIVNKNNKNTSILVGSVLLGSSAFLNLILVGAICLSTSYVFRYKKKLRSIGRSDTIVETNLRRFTYEELKKATNDFDKVLGKGAFGIVYEGVINMCSDTRVAVKRLNTFLMEDVHKEFKNELNAIGLTHHKNLVRLLGFCETEEKRLLVYEYMSNGTLASLLFNIVEKPSWKLRLQIAIGIARGLLYLHEECSTQIIHCDIKPQNILLDDYYNARISDFGLAKLLNMNQSRTNTAIRGTKGYVALEWFKNMPITAKVDVYSYGVLLLEIVSCRKSVEFEAEDEEKAILAEWAYDCYIEGTLHALVEGDKEALDDMKTFEKLVMIALWCVQEDPSLRPTMRNVTQMLEGVVEVKMPPCPSQFSVQYS; this is translated from the coding sequence ATGGCTTCCACTTTGCTTCCCTTTCTATTCCTCTCAATGGTTCTGTTACCCTTTCAAACCATAGCCCAAACCAAAAGCAACATAGCCATTGGTGAGTCTCACACAGCAGGAGCCAGCACCTCCCCATGGCTGGTTTCATCACCTTCTGGTGACTTTGCCTTTGGGTTCCTCCCACTTGAGGACACTCCTGATCACTTCATGCTTTGCATTTGGTATGCCAAGATTCAAGACAAAACCATAGTATGGTTTGCCAACAGAGACCAGCCTGCACCAAAGGGCTCAAAAGTGGTGCTCACTGCTGATGATGGGTTGGTGCTCATCACGGCCCCAAATGGTCACATGTTATGGAAGACTGGTGGACTCACTTTGAGAGTTTCTAGTGGTGTCTTAAATGACACTGGCAACTTTGTGCTTCAGGATGGTCACTCCAAGACTGTTTGGGAGAGTTTCAAGGACTATAGAGACACCTTGCTGCCATATCAGACTATGGAAAAGGGTCATAAGCTTTCTTCTAAACTTGGGAGGAATTACTTCAACAAGGGAAGGTTTGTGCTCTTTTTCCAAAATGATGGTAGCCTTGTGATGCACTCTATAAACATGCCATCTGGGTATGCTAATGAAAACTACTATCAAAGTGGAACAATTGAGTCCAACACCAACACATCAACAAGTGCTGGGACTCAATTGGTGTTTGATGGGACAGGAGACATgtatgttttgagaaaaaacaaTGAGAAATACAACTTGTCAAAAGGGGGTAGTAGAGCTTCTTCTACCACTCAATTTTATTACCTTAGAGCAACTCTTGATTTTGATGGGGTGTTCACACTCTATCAACATCCAAAGGGTTCTTCTGGAAGTGGAGGTTGGAGCCAAGTGTGGTCTCATCCAGATAATATCTGTAAGGATTATGTTGCTAGTGCTGGTAGTGGTGTTTGTGGATATAATAGCATTTGCAGTTTAAGAGATGATAAGAGGCCAAATTGTCGGTGCCCAAAATGGTACTCGCTGGTTGACCCTAATGATCCCAATGGTAGCTGCAAACCAGATTTTGTACAAGCATGTGCAGTAGATAAGCTTAGTAATAGACAGGATCTCTATGATTTTGAGGTGTTGATAGATACTGATTGGCCTCAATCAGATTATGTGCTTCAAAGACCATTCAATGAAGAACAATGCAGACAATCTTGTATGGAAGATTGTATGTGTTCTGTTGCAATTTTCAGGCTAGGTGATAGCTGCTGGAAGAAGAAGTTGCCACTTTCAAATGGTAGAGTTGATGCCACACTTAATGGTGCAAAGGCCTTCATGAAAGTGAGGAAAGACAACTCCTCCTTGATTGTTCCTCCAATCATTGTGAACAAGAATAATAAGAACACTTCGATTTTAGTTGGCTCAGTGCTTTTGGGTAGTTCTGCTTTTCTCAATCTCATATTGGTTGGAGCAATCTGCTTGAGCACTTCCTATGTTTTTCGGTACAAGAAGAAGCTTAGAAGTATTGGCAGAAGTGACACCATTGTGGAAACCAACTTGCGTCGCTTCACTTATGAGGAACTCAAAAAAGCCACCAATGACTTTGACAAAGTGCTAGGAAAGGGAGCTTTTGGTATTGTGTATGAAGGAGTCATCAACATGTGTTCTGATACTCGTGTAGCGGTAAAAAGGTTAAACACTTTTCTCATGGAAGATGTTCATAAGGAATTCAAGAATGAACTGAATGCCATTGGCCTCACACACCATAAGAACTTGGTCCGTTTACTTGGATTTTGCGAGACTGAAGAAAAAAGGTTGTTGGTTTATGAGTATATGAGTAATGGCACTTTAGCAAGTCTTCTTTTCAATATTGTGGAGAAACCAAGTTGGAAACTGAGGCTACAAATTGCAATTGGGATTGCTAGAGGACTTCTATATTTGCATGAAGAGTGCAGCACACAGATCATTCATTGTGACATAAAGCCTCAAAACATACTCCTTGATGATTACTATAATGCAAGGATTTCGGACTTTGGATTGGCCAAGCTTTTGAACATGAACCAAAGCAGAACCAATACTGCCATAAGAGGAACAAAAGGGTATGTTGCACTTGAATGGTTCAAAAACATGCCGATCACAGCTAAAGTGGATGTCTATAGTTATGGGGTGTTGTTGCTTGAGATAGTTTCATGTAGAAAAAGTGTAGAATTCGAGgcagaagatgaagagaaagCAATCCTAGCTGAATGGGCTTATGACTGCTACATTGAAGGAACTCTTCATGCCCTAGTTGAGGGTGACAAAGAGGCATTGGATGACATGAAGACCTTCGAGAAATTGGTAATGATTGCCCTTTGGTGTGTGCAAGAGGATCCTAGTCTTAGACCAACTATGAGAAATGTGACACAGATGCTTGAAGGTGTTGTTGAAGTGAAAATGCCACCATGCCCCTCACAATTTAGTGTTCAATATTCCTAA
- the LOC100777166 gene encoding 9-cis-epoxycarotenoid dioxygenase NCED1, chloroplastic has translation MASSATNTWIKTTLPSLPTSSPTTLNKRFPSYPNSNSNSNTITCSLQTLHFPKKYQPTSTTTTTKTTTTTTTTTTSPARETKPVITSPSETKHPLPQKWNFLQKAAASALDMVETALVSHERQHPLPKTADPRVQIAGNFAPVPEHPAHQSLPVTGKIPKCIEGVYVRNGANPLYEPVAGHHFFDGDGMVHAVKFHSGAASYACRFTETQRLSQEKSLGRHVFPKAIGELHGHSGIARLLLFYARSLFGLVDGSHGMGVANAGLVYFNNHLLAMSEDDLPYHLRITPNGDLTTVGRYNFNGQLKSTMIAHPKLDPVTNNLHALSYDVVQKPYLKYFRFSPDGVKSPDVEIPLKEPTMMHDFAITENFVVVPDQQVVFKLSEMITGGSPVVYDKNKVSRFGILDKNAKDANDMKWIDAPECFCFHLWNAWEEPENDEIVVIGSCMTPADSIFNECEESLKSILSEIRLNLKTGKSTRKPIISESEQVNLEAGMVNRNKLGRKTKFGYLALAEPWPKVSGFAKVDLFSGEVKKYMYGEERFGGEPLFLPNGVDGDEDDGHILAFVHDEKEWKSELQIVNAKTLKLEASVKLPSRVPYGFHGTFIHSKDLRKQA, from the coding sequence ATGGCATCATCAGCAACAAACACTTGGATTAAAACCACACTCCCTTCTCTTCCGACATCTTCTCCGACAACCTTAAATAAAAGGTTTCCTTCCTATCCTAATTCCAATTCCAATTCCAACACCATCACATGTTCCCTTCAAACACTCCACTTCCCCAAAAAGTACCAACCAACCTCCAcaaccacaacaacaaaaacaacaaccaccaccaccaccaccaccaccagccCAGCAAGAGAAACCAAACCAGTAATCACTTCTCCCTCCGAAACAAAACACCCATTACCTCAAAAATGGAACTTTCTCCAGAAAGCAGCAGCTTCAGCCTTAGACATGGTCGAAACAGCCTTGGTCTCCCACGAGCGGCAACACCCACTCCCCAAAACCGCCGACCCGCGTGTCCAAATCGCTGGCAACTTCGCCCCCGTGCCGGAGCACCCGGCGCATCAGTCCCTCCCGGTGACCGGAAAAATCCCCAAATGCATTGAGGGCGTCTACGTCCGCAACGGCGCGAACCCACTCTACGAGCCCGTCGCTGGGCACCACTTCTTCGACGGCGACGGCATGGTCCACGCCGTGAAGTTCCACTCGGGCGCCGCCAGCTACGCCTGCCGCTTCACCGAAACCCAACGCCTCTCCCAAGAAAAAAGCCTCGGCCGCCACGTGTTCCCCAAAGCCATCGGTGAACTCCACGGCCACTCCGGCATCGCCCGCCTCCTCCTCTTCTACGCCCGCTCCCTCTTCGGCCTCGTCGATGGGTCCCACGGCATGGGTGTCGCCAACGCCGGCCTCGTCTACTTCAACAACCATCTCTTAGCCATGTCCGAAGATGACTTACCCTACCATCTCCGCATAACACCCAACGGCGACTTAACCACCGTCGGCCGTTACAACTTTAACGGCCAGTTAAAATCCACAATGATCGCTCACCCCAAACTCGACCCCGTGACCAACAACCTCCACGCCCTCTCCTACGACGTCGTCCAGAAGCCATATCTCAAGTACTTCCGCTTCTCCCCAGACGGCGTCAAATCCCCCGACGTCGAAATTCCCTTGAAAGAACCCACCATGATGCACGATTTCGCCATCACCGAGAACTTCGTCGTCGTCCCCGACCAGCAGGTGGTCTTCAAGTTATCAGAAATGATCACCGGAGGCTCCCCCGTTGTCTACGACAAGAACAAGGTTTCCAGATTCGGGATTCTCGACAAGAATGCTAAAGATGCAAATGATATGAAATGGATCGATGCTCCCGAGTGCTTCTGTTTCCACCTCTGGAACGCCTGGGAGGAGCCGGAAAATGATGAGATCGTTGTCATCGGTTCCTGCATGACCCCCGCGGACTCCATTTTCAACGAATGCGAAGAGAGTTTGAAGAGCATCTTGTCGGAGATAAGGCTGAATTTGAAGACAGGCAAGTCCACGAGAAAACCCATTATCTCGGAATCCGAACAAGTCAACTTGGAAGCCGGGATGGTCAACAGAAACAAGCTCGGGAGAAAGACGAAGTTCGGGTACTTAGCACTTGCGGAGCCGTGGCCTAAGGTTTCGGGTTTTGCCAAGGTTGATTTGTTCAGTGGGGAGGTTAAGAAGTACATGTATGGCGAAGAGAGGTTCGGAGGGGAGCCTCTGTTTCTTCCAAATGGTGTCGACGGTGATGAAGACGATGGCCATATTCTCGCATTCGTGCATGATGAGAAGGAGTGGAAATCGGAGCTGCAGATTGTCAATGCCAAAACTTTGAAGCTTGAGGCTTCAGTTAAGCTTCCTTCCAGAGTTCCTTATGGGTTTCACGGTACTTTTATTCATTCCAAGGATTTGAGGAAACAAGCTTGA